The DNA sequence TATATCGTTGACTGGCGAACCTACGTTGTATTCTAGGTTAGGAGAGTTAATCCAGGCATATCATAGGAGAGGGTTAACAACATTCCTAGTGACCAGAGGTATAAGACCAGAAGTTCTGGCGTCCTTGGAGGATGAGCCGACTCAGCTGTATGTGTCGTTGGAGGCATGGAGCAAGGAGATGTATTCCTATTTCAACAGACCTCTCGTAAGTAGGGGGTGGGAAAAGACATTAAAAACCTTAGAGATATTGCCCTCGTTCTCCTCTCCAACAGTCATAAGGATAACCCTAGTTAAGGGATTCAACATGGGTGAGAAGGATGTTAAGGGGTTCGCTAAATTGATTGACATAGCTTCCCCAACATATGTCGAACCTAAGGCCTACATGCATGTGGGCGGCTCTACCGACAGGTTAAGCAGGGATAACATGCCTTCAATGAATGAGGTACTTGACTTTGCCAGCAAACTGGCTGAGGAATCCGGCTACAGGTTAGTGTCACACTCAACACCTTCCAGGGTAGCCCTCTT is a window from the Zestosphaera sp. genome containing:
- the twy1 gene encoding 4-demethylwyosine synthase TYW1; amino-acid sequence: MNRLKNQKYHLIGSHSAVKKCLWVHNALTQGRFCYKCKFYGIESHRCVQFTPSTLWCWNACLHCWRVRPQDLGLKEEDLIKIHGLDDPDIIADLAIEEHRRIVSGYKHMTSKEMWSEAMNPKHVAISLTGEPTLYSRLGELIQAYHRRGLTTFLVTRGIRPEVLASLEDEPTQLYVSLEAWSKEMYSYFNRPLVSRGWEKTLKTLEILPSFSSPTVIRITLVKGFNMGEKDVKGFAKLIDIASPTYVEPKAYMHVGGSTDRLSRDNMPSMNEVLDFASKLAEESGYRLVSHSTPSRVALLTKLSKPAIRYGKGCPEAWCSKEIGDEFSGEYGAAEL